The Pseudoalteromonas tunicata genome segment TTCACAAAAATGATTTTATCTGCGCCGCCAAAACGGATGCACTTTTAGCTTAATAACAGCTAATTGAGTTCAGATATTGAAAGCGCCTTAGGCGCTTTTTTATTTTTGGCTGTCCGTCAAAATTGACAGTGCAGTAACTAAATATGTAAACAGATATTTCAAGCCCTAGTTTAACATTGCATCTGTCTTTAGAATGAGACCAGCAAATAGTGGTATTAAGGCCTACTAGGCAGCTATTTGTTTTATAAAAAATATAGCAACAATCCAGCAAGGCTTGGCATTGTTGTAAATTACTATGGGAACGAACATGAAAACGCTTTTATCTACTGCAATATGCTCATCGCTATTGTTACTTGCTGGTTGCGCCAATGAGCCAAGTGCAGAGCAAACAACAACGACAGTTCTAAGTACACAAAAAACCGCTTTGGCTTCAGGGATTGAGCAAGCAAATATGGACTTGTCAGTACGCCCACAAGACAATTTTTATCGCTACATCAATGGCTCTTGGTTAAAAAATACCGAGATCCCAGGCGATAAAACCGCCATTGGTGCATTTTATGATTTACGTGATAAAGCCGATGATGACGTAAAGGCCATTATTGAAGAGCTCGCTGCAGCGAAAAATTTAACGCCGGGCAGTGATGAGCAAAAAGTTGCAGATTTATTTCGCTCTTATATGGATGTCGAAGCCCGTAACAAAGCTGGCATTGCACCTATAGGTTCAGTACTTGATGCCATTGAAGCGTTAGAGAATAAAGATCAATTAGCAGCCTTTTTTGGTAAGTATCAAGCTTTAGGGATCACCAGCCCACTTGCGTTTTATATTAGTGTTGATGCAAAAGATTCTAGCCGTTATGCCACTCATATTTGGCAAAGTGGTTTAGCCTTACCAGATAAAGATTACTATTTTAATGATACCGAACGTTTTGTGAAATTACGTGAGGGTTATTTAGCTCATATCGAAAAAATGTATAAGCTGGCTGGTTTTTCTAATGGAAAAAAAGCGGCTAAAACAGTGCTTGAACTTGAAACGAAACTGGCCGGTTTTCATTGGACACGTGTCCAAACTCGCGATAGTGAAAAGCGTTACAACAAGTTTGCGACAGACGCATTAAATACACTTAGTTCAGAATTTAACTGGAATGCCTATTTAACGGCTTTAGATGCAAATCAGCAAAAAGACATCATTATTAATCAGCCTGATTTTGTGCAAGGATTTGGCCAGATTTTTGCCAAGACTGCGTTGTCAGATTGGAAAACATATTTAACATTCCATACCTTAAGCAGCTACTCAAGCTACTTAACAACAGAATTAGATAATGAAAATTTCGATTTCTTTTCTAAGCAACTAAGCGGCCGTCAAGAGCAACAACCCCTTTGGAAGCGTGGTGTTGCTGTGGTAAATGGTAATTTAGGCGAAGTAATTGGCAAAGTGTATGTGAGTCGTCATTTTACCGCTCAAGCTAAATCTCGTATGAGTACATTGGTTGAAAACCTTCGTCAGTCTTATGGCGATAGTATTGATGAACTAGCGTGGATGTCGGCGGATACTAAAAAAGCGGCGCATGTTAAATTAAATGCCTTTACGCCAAAGATTGGTTACCCTGATCAATGGGAAGATTATTCAGCGCTTGAAATTACAGGCGATGATTTAGTGGCCAATATTCAGCGTTCAGGTGCATTGGGTCATCAAAAAGAGCTTGAGAAATTAGGTGGTCCAATTCGTAAATGGGAATGGGGCATGACACCACAAACAGTGAATGCCTATTACAACCCAACCGTAAATGAAATCGTATTTCCTGCTGCAATTTTACAGCCGCCATTTTTTAACATGGCCGCAGATGATGCTGTGAATTATGGTGGTATTGGTGCGGTAATTGGTCATGAAATGGGCCATGGTTTTGATGACCAAGGTAGCCGTTATGATGCAACGGGTAACTTACGTAACTGGTGGTCAGAGCAAGATTTAGCTGA includes the following:
- a CDS encoding M13 family metallopeptidase, translating into MKTLLSTAICSSLLLLAGCANEPSAEQTTTTVLSTQKTALASGIEQANMDLSVRPQDNFYRYINGSWLKNTEIPGDKTAIGAFYDLRDKADDDVKAIIEELAAAKNLTPGSDEQKVADLFRSYMDVEARNKAGIAPIGSVLDAIEALENKDQLAAFFGKYQALGITSPLAFYISVDAKDSSRYATHIWQSGLALPDKDYYFNDTERFVKLREGYLAHIEKMYKLAGFSNGKKAAKTVLELETKLAGFHWTRVQTRDSEKRYNKFATDALNTLSSEFNWNAYLTALDANQQKDIIINQPDFVQGFGQIFAKTALSDWKTYLTFHTLSSYSSYLTTELDNENFDFFSKQLSGRQEQQPLWKRGVAVVNGNLGEVIGKVYVSRHFTAQAKSRMSTLVENLRQSYGDSIDELAWMSADTKKAAHVKLNAFTPKIGYPDQWEDYSALEITGDDLVANIQRSGALGHQKELEKLGGPIRKWEWGMTPQTVNAYYNPTVNEIVFPAAILQPPFFNMAADDAVNYGGIGAVIGHEMGHGFDDQGSRYDATGNLRNWWSEQDLAEFAKRTQALVEQYNGYQVFDDLSVNGSLTLGENIGDLSGVTIAYKAYKASLNGKEAPVIDGLTGDQRFFMGYAQIWRSKIVEPSLRNRVATDPHSPGEFRALGSLSNMPEFYKAFDLKPGDKMYLAEDQRVKIW